A portion of the Pseudoalteromonas luteoviolacea genome contains these proteins:
- a CDS encoding tectonin domain-containing protein — MKHTNKMMDIFALITILGTSPVYAQSHENSAIRVMIDQQGTPYLHQDDSSDTWQAMPLPYYQKTIAASGGYFHYRPSSESSPGYAYNEGATFAVGEYGMVFRYQNDTWQHVFGCLGAVDVSTYSPKHAYCVTQTGDLKKFNLVAEQFGGNYGIHNKRIVKIDVNESGSVWAITDDNELYQRINGNWHQIHLSCLQTCTLKDVAVGGGEVYVTAHIFKNTHGSQQVYKLNGDELEKFGHFYNIDVDRDNTIWAISYDSKTLLYKRPGMIDFIEEQRVNHVTVVDIGG, encoded by the coding sequence ATGAAGCATACAAACAAAATGATGGATATTTTTGCCTTAATCACCATACTAGGCACTTCGCCGGTTTATGCTCAAAGCCATGAAAATTCGGCTATTCGAGTAATGATAGATCAGCAAGGTACACCCTACCTACACCAAGATGACAGCAGTGACACATGGCAAGCAATGCCACTACCATACTACCAAAAAACGATTGCAGCCTCTGGAGGATACTTTCATTATCGCCCTAGCAGTGAAAGCTCCCCTGGATACGCTTACAATGAAGGCGCTACGTTTGCAGTTGGAGAGTATGGCATGGTCTTTAGGTATCAAAACGATACGTGGCAACATGTATTCGGTTGTTTAGGTGCCGTAGATGTTTCAACGTATAGTCCTAAACATGCTTATTGCGTCACACAAACCGGCGATTTGAAGAAATTCAACTTGGTAGCTGAACAGTTTGGTGGAAACTATGGGATCCACAATAAGCGCATTGTAAAAATTGATGTGAATGAATCTGGATCTGTCTGGGCCATCACAGATGACAATGAACTCTACCAGCGGATCAACGGGAATTGGCATCAAATTCACTTAAGCTGCCTACAAACATGCACGCTCAAAGATGTCGCGGTTGGTGGTGGTGAAGTCTATGTCACCGCACATATATTTAAAAATACACACGGTTCACAACAAGTTTACAAACTCAATGGTGATGAGCTAGAAAAGTTTGGACATTTTTATAATATTGACGTCGATCGCGATAACACCATTTGGGCAATTTCATATGACTCAAAAACCCTTCTCTATAAGCGCCCGGGCATGATTGATTTTATAGAAGAGCAAAGAGTAAATCATGTTACAGTTGTTGATATTGGCGGATAA